Proteins from a genomic interval of Erwinia sp. SLM-02:
- a CDS encoding ABC transporter permease — MKMTTQQSTEAPSFFSNLKSKMPKDTGIFVVMVGIALIFEAFGWYVRDQSFLMNPNRLVLIVLQVAIIGIIAVGVTQVIITTGIDLSSGSVIALTAVVAASLAQTSDSLSPMFPSLVDMPAVIPIGAGIGVGLLCGILNGVLITKTGIPPFIATLGMMVSARGLAQYYTQGNPISFLSDGFTAIGQGAMPVIIFLVVAVIFHIALKHTRYGKYVYAIGGNMVSAKVSGINVNKYLIIVYTIAGGLSGLAGVVLAARVSSGQSSMGLSYELDAIAAAVIGGSSLMGGVGRITGTLIGAVILGLIKSGFTFVGVDAYVQDIIKGMIIVAAVSIDMYRNRKKR, encoded by the coding sequence ATGAAAATGACAACGCAACAGTCAACTGAAGCACCCTCATTCTTCAGTAATCTGAAAAGCAAGATGCCGAAAGATACCGGTATTTTCGTAGTAATGGTCGGTATCGCGCTGATTTTCGAAGCCTTTGGTTGGTATGTTCGCGACCAGTCATTCCTGATGAACCCTAACCGCCTGGTGCTGATTGTTTTACAGGTAGCGATTATCGGTATTATTGCCGTCGGGGTAACCCAGGTCATTATTACCACGGGTATCGACCTGTCGTCCGGCTCAGTCATTGCCTTAACGGCGGTGGTCGCCGCCAGTCTGGCACAAACCTCAGACAGCCTGTCGCCGATGTTCCCGTCGCTGGTGGATATGCCTGCGGTGATCCCTATCGGTGCGGGGATTGGGGTCGGTCTGCTGTGCGGTATTCTCAACGGCGTGCTGATTACTAAAACCGGTATTCCTCCGTTTATCGCCACGCTGGGGATGATGGTTTCTGCGCGCGGCCTGGCACAGTACTACACCCAGGGTAACCCAATCAGCTTCCTGTCTGACGGCTTCACCGCTATCGGTCAGGGCGCCATGCCGGTGATTATCTTCCTGGTGGTGGCGGTCATCTTCCATATCGCTCTGAAGCACACTCGCTACGGCAAATATGTTTACGCTATCGGCGGCAACATGGTGTCGGCGAAGGTGTCCGGTATCAACGTTAACAAGTACCTGATCATCGTTTACACCATCGCCGGTGGCCTCTCCGGTCTGGCGGGTGTGGTACTGGCGGCGCGCGTCAGCAGCGGCCAGTCAAGCATGGGTCTGTCCTACGAGCTGGATGCGATTGCCGCAGCGGTTATCGGCGGCAGCAGCCTGATGGGCGGCGTGGGCCGCATCACCGGGACGCTGATTGGCGCGGTGATCCTCGGTCTGATTAAGAGTGGATTCACCTTCGTCGGCGTTGATGCCTACGTGCAGGACATCATCAAAGGGATGATCATTGTGGCGGCGGTCTCTATCGATATGTACCGCAACCGTAAGAAGCGCTAA